From the Maioricimonas rarisocia genome, one window contains:
- a CDS encoding helix-turn-helix transcriptional regulator, with the protein MTNVPLSTSDRDLLRQLRRLGAATVRELCESCDVTATAIRQRLGRLESAALVEKEIVRHGRGRPRNCYKLTDNGLQQLGENYAELAQLLWEQLANIDDPGIRGKLIDSLRSAMVERYGSSVDGATLKDRIRQLGAALAQRGADVEIDDREAGEGGLPILRENNCPYHRLAAADGTICELEQSVFESVLDAEVELTACCMDGHHCCEFEVTERSGHEEVSAVSPGSEPR; encoded by the coding sequence ATGACGAACGTCCCTCTCTCAACTTCCGATCGAGATCTTCTCCGGCAGCTCCGGCGGCTGGGAGCGGCGACGGTCCGTGAACTGTGTGAGAGCTGCGACGTCACCGCGACGGCGATCCGGCAGCGGCTGGGACGTCTCGAATCGGCCGCACTGGTCGAGAAGGAGATCGTCCGCCACGGCCGGGGTCGTCCACGCAATTGTTACAAGTTGACAGACAACGGGTTACAGCAGCTCGGAGAGAATTACGCCGAGCTGGCCCAGCTCCTCTGGGAACAGTTGGCCAACATCGATGACCCCGGCATTCGAGGGAAGCTGATCGACAGCCTCCGCTCGGCAATGGTCGAGCGCTACGGATCCAGCGTCGACGGCGCTACCCTGAAGGATCGGATCCGGCAGCTCGGTGCCGCACTCGCCCAGCGGGGCGCCGACGTCGAGATTGACGATCGTGAGGCCGGGGAGGGGGGACTGCCGATCCTCCGCGAGAACAATTGTCCTTACCACCGTCTGGCCGCAGCGGACGGGACGATCTGCGAACTGGAACAGTCGGTGTTCGAGTCGGTGCTCGATGCCGAAGTGGAACTGACCGCCTGTTGCATGGACGGCCATCACTGTTGTGAATTCGAGGTCACCGAACGCTCGGGGCATGAAGAAGTGTCGGCGGTTTCCCCGGGCAGCGAACCGCGTTAA
- a CDS encoding NADH-quinone oxidoreductase subunit B, translating into MTWIEGRFEENVITTSLEQAMNWAKQSSIWPMTFGLACCAIEMMATGASRYDIDRFGAGAFRATPRQADLMIVAGTVTYKMASRVRRLYEQMPDPKYVIAMGACTVGGGPYFKYGYHVVKGVDLVVPVDVYVPGCPPRPEALLEGVMRIQDKIKAKKLARGASEVLPVPHHTGYVQEPQLINS; encoded by the coding sequence ATGACCTGGATTGAAGGGCGGTTCGAAGAAAACGTCATCACCACTTCGCTCGAACAGGCGATGAACTGGGCGAAACAGTCGAGCATCTGGCCGATGACCTTCGGTCTGGCCTGTTGTGCGATCGAGATGATGGCGACCGGTGCCAGCCGCTACGACATCGACCGATTCGGGGCCGGGGCTTTCCGTGCCACGCCACGGCAGGCAGACCTGATGATCGTGGCCGGGACGGTGACCTATAAGATGGCCAGCCGGGTCCGTCGCCTTTACGAACAGATGCCCGACCCGAAGTATGTCATTGCGATGGGAGCCTGCACGGTCGGCGGTGGCCCGTACTTCAAGTACGGTTACCACGTGGTGAAGGGGGTCGACCTGGTCGTCCCGGTGGATGTGTACGTGCCGGGGTGCCCGCCGCGGCCGGAAGCCCTCCTCGAAGGGGTCATGCGAATTCAGGACAAGATCAAGGCGAAGAAACTCGCCAGGGGCGCCTCCGAGGTGCTGCCGGTTCCTCACCACACCGGCTACGTCCAGGAACCGCAACTGATCAACTCCTGA
- the sufC gene encoding Fe-S cluster assembly ATPase SufC yields MSSVLKIENLHVSVGDVPILKGVNLEIGQGEIHALMGPNGSGKSTLAYTLAGHPKYEVTEGKISLDGNDIAELDPCERARLGMFLAFQYPVTIPGVKVADFLRHAVSNVRNPERKEGEELMPMREFRTELRQTMKDLNIDAEFARRYLNEGFSGGEKKRMEILQLAMLKPRFAMLDETDSGLDSDAVRVVSEGLRTLSGPHMGVLIITHHERLLEYNQPQYTHVMLAGQIVETGDAALAHELHANGYAGVRERHPEAAAEEEAARNPEETTTAS; encoded by the coding sequence ATGAGCAGTGTGCTGAAGATCGAAAACCTGCACGTCTCCGTCGGGGACGTGCCGATCCTCAAGGGCGTGAACCTCGAAATCGGTCAGGGCGAAATCCACGCACTGATGGGCCCGAACGGATCCGGCAAGAGCACACTCGCCTACACGCTCGCCGGACATCCGAAGTACGAGGTCACCGAAGGAAAGATCTCGCTGGACGGCAACGACATTGCCGAGCTGGATCCGTGCGAACGGGCCCGCCTGGGAATGTTTCTCGCCTTCCAGTACCCGGTCACCATCCCGGGCGTGAAGGTCGCCGACTTCCTGCGTCACGCCGTCTCGAACGTGCGGAACCCCGAACGGAAGGAAGGGGAAGAACTCATGCCGATGCGTGAGTTCCGTACCGAGTTGCGGCAGACAATGAAGGATCTGAACATCGACGCCGAGTTCGCCCGCCGGTACCTCAACGAAGGCTTCTCCGGCGGCGAGAAGAAGCGGATGGAGATTCTGCAGCTGGCGATGCTCAAGCCCCGGTTCGCCATGCTTGACGAGACCGACTCCGGCCTCGACAGCGACGCGGTCCGCGTGGTGAGCGAAGGACTGCGGACGCTCTCCGGCCCGCACATGGGCGTGCTGATCATCACGCACCACGAGCGTCTGCTCGAATACAACCAGCCGCAGTACACACACGTCATGCTGGCAGGCCAGATCGTCGAGACCGGCGATGCCGCCCTGGCGCACGAGCTTCATGCAAACGGATATGCGGGAGTCCGTGAACGTCATCCGGAAGCCGCGGCAGAGGAAGAAGCCGCCCGCAATCCGGAAGAAACCACCACCGCCTCCTGA
- a CDS encoding Uma2 family endonuclease, with product MTTTTLITAEEFGQMTFDTPVELVQGEVVELSFANARHGMVCTNVAYLLGTLERESNGTKVVACGSGVITRRDPDSVRGADLLVVTRERLPGAEVPVGYFDVAPELIVEVVSPSDRWSDVIAKIAEYLQAGVQEAWIVDPEQKRIHVYHGDAEPRMFEASAEVSSRALPGLQFNVDDLFRGV from the coding sequence ATGACAACGACCACCCTGATCACCGCCGAAGAGTTTGGCCAGATGACGTTCGACACGCCCGTCGAACTCGTCCAAGGGGAGGTTGTGGAACTCAGCTTCGCTAACGCCCGGCATGGCATGGTGTGCACCAATGTCGCATACCTGCTGGGGACGCTGGAGCGGGAAAGCAATGGCACGAAGGTCGTTGCCTGCGGTTCGGGTGTCATCACGCGGCGCGATCCAGACTCCGTTCGGGGAGCGGACTTGCTCGTCGTGACACGCGAGCGACTCCCCGGGGCAGAGGTCCCGGTTGGATATTTCGATGTCGCCCCCGAACTGATCGTCGAAGTGGTGTCACCCAGCGACCGCTGGTCCGACGTCATTGCGAAGATTGCCGAGTACCTGCAGGCGGGCGTGCAGGAAGCTTGGATCGTCGATCCGGAACAGAAGCGGATTCATGTTTATCACGGCGACGCGGAACCACGGATGTTCGAAGCGTCTGCCGAAGTGAGCAGCCGGGCACTGCCCGGACTGCAGTTCAACGTTGACGACCTGTTTCGCGGAGTGTAG
- the sufB gene encoding Fe-S cluster assembly protein SufB — protein MAAASRDNSPETDSPDFPSEPITMASTTENLTPDAAGIPEGGYKFGFHDPTDKYTFMSQKGLNAQTVAQISEMKGEPAWMRDFRVKSFEIFESKPMPDWGGDMSGIDFQDIFYYVKAADHQGKSWDDVPDDIRKTYERLGIPEAEQKYLAGVKAQYESEVVYGSLQEDLEKQGVLFTDTDSALRDYPDTFREHFATVIPPSDNKFAALNSAVWSGGSFIYVPPGVHIDFPLQAYFRINTQNMGQFERTLIIVDEGASVHYVEGCTAPVYSTDSLHSAVVEIIVKKEGRCRYTTIQNWSNNVYNLVTKRAMAYRDALMEWVDGNLGSKLTMKYPAVYLMEPGARGETLSIAFAGDGQHQDAGAKMVHCAPHTSSRIISKSISKDGGRSSYRGLVKVQNDATDCKSNVVCDALILDPESRSDTYPYIEVEEDDVAIEHEASVSKIAEEQLLYLMSRGLTEAEASAMIVTGFIEPLVKELPMEYAVEMNRLIELQMEGSVG, from the coding sequence ATCGCCGCTGCCTCTCGCGACAACAGTCCTGAAACAGACTCGCCCGACTTTCCATCGGAGCCGATCACCATGGCCAGCACTACCGAAAACCTGACACCCGACGCTGCGGGCATTCCCGAAGGCGGGTACAAGTTCGGATTCCACGATCCGACCGACAAATACACGTTCATGTCGCAGAAGGGACTGAACGCCCAGACCGTCGCCCAGATCTCCGAGATGAAAGGGGAACCGGCCTGGATGCGGGACTTCCGCGTGAAGTCCTTCGAGATCTTCGAGTCGAAGCCGATGCCCGACTGGGGGGGCGACATGTCCGGCATCGACTTCCAGGACATCTTCTACTACGTCAAGGCGGCCGATCATCAGGGGAAATCGTGGGACGACGTACCGGATGACATCCGCAAGACGTACGAACGCCTCGGGATCCCCGAAGCCGAGCAGAAGTATCTCGCCGGCGTGAAGGCCCAGTACGAGTCCGAAGTGGTCTACGGCTCATTGCAGGAAGACCTCGAGAAGCAGGGCGTCCTGTTCACCGACACCGACTCGGCCCTGCGGGACTACCCGGACACCTTCCGCGAACACTTCGCGACGGTCATTCCGCCCAGCGACAACAAGTTTGCCGCGCTCAACTCGGCCGTCTGGTCGGGTGGATCGTTCATCTACGTCCCGCCGGGAGTCCACATCGACTTCCCGCTGCAGGCGTACTTCCGCATCAACACCCAGAACATGGGTCAGTTCGAGCGGACGCTGATCATCGTCGACGAAGGAGCCAGCGTGCACTACGTCGAAGGCTGTACGGCTCCGGTCTACAGCACCGACTCACTGCACTCCGCGGTTGTCGAAATCATCGTCAAGAAGGAAGGTCGCTGCCGGTACACGACCATCCAGAACTGGTCGAACAACGTCTATAACCTCGTCACCAAACGGGCGATGGCCTACCGCGACGCCCTGATGGAGTGGGTCGACGGCAACCTCGGCTCGAAGCTGACGATGAAGTACCCGGCCGTCTACCTGATGGAACCGGGTGCCCGCGGCGAAACGCTGTCGATCGCCTTCGCCGGCGACGGACAGCACCAGGATGCCGGTGCGAAGATGGTCCACTGTGCTCCGCACACGTCGAGCCGGATCATCTCCAAGTCGATCAGCAAGGATGGCGGCCGCTCGAGTTATCGCGGTCTGGTAAAGGTTCAGAACGACGCGACCGACTGTAAGAGCAACGTCGTCTGCGACGCGCTGATCCTCGATCCGGAAAGCCGTAGCGACACCTACCCCTACATCGAGGTGGAGGAGGACGACGTCGCGATCGAGCACGAAGCGAGCGTCTCCAAGATCGCCGAGGAACAGCTTCTGTACCTGATGAGCCGCGGACTGACCGAAGCGGAAGCTTCCGCGATGATCGTCACCGGGTTCATCGAGCCGCTCGTCAAGGAACTCCCGATGGAATATGCCGTCGAGATGAACCGGTTGATCGAGCTGCAGATGGAAGGAAGCGTCGGCTGA
- a CDS encoding pectate lyase gives MQAFTVTLLSVPAVLFGSTLALAEAPNRSQAEAALERACRFFHDHCSHHGGYVWRYSRDLTLSEGEAETGPDTAWVQPPGTPAVGETFLDAWEATGREEYRDWAIETARALVRGQLQSGGWYYRIDFDEEERKRWGFRDNEAYRPSRRRKNKTNVTTLDDDVTPAAVRLLMRVDRELDFSDREIHEAAMFALDAIVAAQYPNGGWYQNWDRYPESASSNDFPVIAASYPESWSRRWLNDWPGRYFNNDNVSGNVIATLLEAWDTYQDERYLEAAKRGGEFLIRAQMPDPQPAWAQQYDPQMHPCWDRKFEPPAISGLESQDVMETLMLLYRRTGEQRFLEPIPRALEYLKNSRYPDGRLARFYELKSNRPLFFTKEYELTYNSDDSPTHYGFIVDSRLDAIEAEFTRLSRRGPEAQPTASPSRRELAEQAAAVIEALDDRGAWIDPRSMKGHRKASPEGVVQSETFNTNARVLCEYLQSLN, from the coding sequence ATGCAGGCCTTCACCGTCACGCTGCTGTCTGTTCCTGCCGTGCTGTTCGGATCGACCCTCGCCCTGGCCGAAGCTCCGAACCGGAGCCAGGCTGAGGCGGCACTCGAGCGGGCCTGCCGGTTCTTCCACGACCACTGTTCGCATCACGGCGGATACGTCTGGAGATACAGCCGCGACCTGACTCTCAGCGAAGGGGAAGCCGAAACGGGCCCGGACACCGCATGGGTTCAGCCACCCGGCACTCCGGCAGTCGGCGAGACCTTCCTCGACGCCTGGGAGGCCACCGGCCGGGAAGAGTACCGGGACTGGGCGATCGAAACGGCTCGCGCGCTGGTTCGTGGTCAGCTGCAGTCCGGCGGATGGTACTACCGGATCGACTTCGACGAAGAGGAACGGAAACGCTGGGGCTTTCGCGACAATGAAGCCTATCGCCCCAGCCGGCGACGTAAGAACAAGACGAATGTGACGACGCTCGATGACGACGTCACACCGGCCGCTGTGCGGCTGCTGATGCGGGTCGATCGGGAACTGGACTTCAGTGACCGGGAGATCCACGAGGCGGCAATGTTTGCACTCGATGCGATCGTGGCCGCTCAGTATCCCAACGGAGGCTGGTACCAGAACTGGGACCGGTACCCTGAATCGGCCTCGAGCAATGACTTCCCTGTCATTGCCGCGTCGTATCCCGAAAGCTGGTCCCGCCGCTGGCTGAACGATTGGCCCGGCCGGTACTTCAATAACGACAACGTATCCGGCAACGTCATCGCGACGCTGCTGGAAGCATGGGACACCTACCAAGACGAACGTTACCTCGAGGCCGCCAAACGGGGAGGGGAGTTTCTGATCCGGGCGCAAATGCCCGACCCGCAGCCGGCCTGGGCCCAGCAGTACGATCCGCAGATGCATCCCTGCTGGGACCGCAAGTTCGAGCCGCCGGCCATCAGCGGGCTCGAATCACAGGACGTGATGGAAACACTGATGCTGCTGTATCGCCGCACCGGCGAGCAGCGGTTCCTCGAGCCGATCCCGCGGGCTCTCGAATACCTGAAGAACTCCCGGTATCCGGACGGCCGACTCGCCCGGTTCTACGAGTTGAAATCCAACCGGCCGCTGTTTTTCACGAAGGAATACGAACTGACGTACAACTCCGACGATTCCCCCACGCATTACGGCTTCATTGTCGACAGCCGACTGGACGCGATTGAAGCAGAGTTCACCCGACTCTCACGTCGGGGCCCGGAGGCACAGCCCACCGCGTCGCCTTCCCGCCGCGAACTGGCGGAACAGGCGGCCGCTGTGATCGAGGCTCTCGACGACCGGGGAGCCTGGATTGACCCGCGTTCGATGAAGGGGCACCGCAAGGCGTCTCCGGAAGGGGTCGTTCAGTCGGAAACGTTCAACACCAACGCCCGGGTGCTCTGCGAGTACCTGCAGTCATTGAATTGA
- the sufD gene encoding Fe-S cluster assembly protein SufD yields the protein MALSAATTGFDADIWQDFTAARNEPDWILELRRQAFELYQEKLAAPLDPEEYKRIDLRTFRPEKYALQPAGAGTEATAGLDTLMQDRGEFAGRVTHVDGHCTSSELAPELAGKGVLFGDLATMLEQHREQLEPYFHTRAVDPERDRFSAWHAAFWTGGTVLFVPRNVELDAPLYSLIGLQADGAADFSHTLIILEEGASATLLEETSSFSPDTEGLHVGAVELIVAPGARLRYVQLQNWNEKVRHFAHQSGRVGRDSMLQWTVGGLGAKMAHIHQDVHLDGRGAHAEVNGVTFATDRQLLSYYTQQTHHQPDTRSDLLYKEVCRDKSRVVWRGMIKVDPDAQKTDGYQRNDALMLSRDARADAIPGLEIEADDVRCTHGATAGRVDEEQVFYAMCRGLSRYEAMHVIVEGFFAEIYDRIPVELVRETLSQAVERKLGIGD from the coding sequence ATGGCTCTCTCCGCAGCAACAACCGGATTCGACGCAGACATCTGGCAGGACTTTACTGCCGCACGGAACGAACCGGACTGGATTCTGGAACTCCGCCGTCAGGCCTTCGAGCTGTATCAGGAGAAGCTCGCAGCTCCTCTCGATCCGGAAGAGTACAAGCGGATCGACCTGCGGACGTTCCGACCCGAGAAATACGCGCTGCAGCCTGCAGGTGCCGGCACAGAAGCAACGGCCGGCCTCGACACGCTGATGCAGGACCGCGGCGAGTTCGCCGGTCGCGTGACACATGTCGACGGACACTGCACGAGTTCGGAACTCGCCCCCGAACTGGCCGGGAAGGGGGTGCTGTTCGGCGACCTGGCCACCATGCTCGAGCAGCATCGTGAACAGCTCGAACCGTACTTTCACACCCGGGCGGTTGATCCAGAGCGCGATCGTTTCTCGGCGTGGCATGCGGCGTTCTGGACGGGCGGCACCGTACTGTTCGTCCCCCGCAACGTCGAACTCGACGCTCCCCTGTACAGTCTGATCGGCCTGCAGGCAGACGGTGCGGCCGACTTCAGCCATACGCTGATCATCCTCGAAGAAGGGGCCTCGGCGACGCTGCTCGAAGAAACCTCTTCCTTCTCGCCCGATACCGAAGGTCTGCACGTCGGAGCCGTCGAACTGATCGTCGCACCGGGCGCCCGCCTGCGTTATGTGCAGCTGCAGAACTGGAACGAGAAGGTGCGGCACTTCGCCCACCAGTCCGGTCGGGTCGGTCGGGACAGCATGCTGCAGTGGACCGTCGGCGGCCTCGGAGCAAAGATGGCGCACATCCACCAGGACGTGCATCTCGACGGCCGCGGTGCTCATGCCGAAGTGAACGGCGTGACGTTCGCCACCGATCGCCAGCTCCTGTCGTACTACACGCAGCAGACGCACCATCAGCCCGATACCCGTTCGGACCTGCTGTACAAGGAGGTCTGCCGTGACAAGTCACGTGTCGTCTGGCGGGGGATGATCAAGGTCGATCCCGACGCCCAGAAGACGGACGGCTACCAGCGGAACGACGCGTTGATGCTCAGCCGCGACGCCCGGGCCGATGCAATTCCGGGACTGGAGATCGAAGCGGACGACGTCCGCTGTACACACGGAGCAACGGCAGGCCGCGTCGACGAAGAGCAGGTCTTCTACGCGATGTGCCGCGGACTGTCGCGGTACGAGGCGATGCACGTCATCGTCGAAGGCTTCTTCGCCGAGATCTATGACCGCATCCCGGTCGAACTGGTGCGGGAGACGCTCAGCCAGGCGGTCGAACGGAAGCTGGGAATCGGCGACTGA
- a CDS encoding Rieske (2Fe-2S) protein codes for MAELERVASRDEIPPGGRKSVIVDEIPALLLRAGDDYYCIEDVCTHDGQPLTDGPLADKVITCPRHGAEFDISTGAPLCMPATEPIRTFAVELREDGVYVALD; via the coding sequence ATGGCTGAGCTTGAACGTGTCGCCTCCCGCGACGAGATCCCACCCGGCGGAAGAAAATCGGTCATTGTCGACGAGATTCCGGCCCTGCTGCTCCGCGCCGGCGACGACTATTACTGCATCGAAGACGTCTGCACCCACGACGGACAGCCGCTCACCGACGGCCCCCTGGCCGACAAGGTGATCACCTGCCCCCGTCACGGCGCCGAGTTCGACATCTCGACCGGGGCTCCCCTGTGCATGCCGGCAACCGAGCCGATCCGCACATTTGCTGTCGAACTTCGCGAGGACGGCGTGTACGTCGCGCTCGACTGA
- a CDS encoding PDZ domain-containing protein: MTGFRRQLAILCLACCPLVCGIDVRGDDAAAPAAVESLIDQLNDPAFETRDAAEEALVRKGADAVESLVDAARHRGPEVALRAVSILERIFQTDEEAAGDAAEVALESLRRADRAPIVDAATRALAGNHEIRERRAVAAIRKLGGRVEYGIDENATMMVQNLAGNQFQTAPVQEIKTIWLTRGWTGGEEGLRHLRRLTHVSSVNIYHIAGSGVSREAVEALAADLQGLQVVRRGNASLGIKHLPIGTNVCRVSEVVDGGAAEKAGVVAGDIIVQIDETTIEKFDDLVSELKNYEPGQEAVLKVIRNGQFRSIPVELGGWDNVSAVPAMRDPFGNPIPRK, from the coding sequence GTGACCGGATTTCGCCGTCAACTTGCCATTCTTTGCCTGGCCTGCTGCCCGCTGGTCTGCGGAATCGACGTGCGGGGGGACGATGCTGCCGCACCCGCAGCGGTTGAGTCGCTGATCGACCAGTTGAACGACCCCGCTTTCGAGACCCGCGACGCTGCTGAAGAAGCGCTCGTCCGGAAAGGGGCCGACGCGGTGGAATCCCTCGTTGACGCCGCCCGGCACCGCGGCCCCGAAGTCGCTCTCCGGGCGGTCTCCATCCTCGAACGGATCTTCCAGACCGACGAAGAGGCAGCCGGCGATGCTGCCGAGGTGGCCCTCGAATCGTTGCGGCGGGCGGACCGGGCCCCCATCGTTGATGCGGCAACGCGTGCACTGGCGGGCAATCACGAGATTCGCGAACGACGTGCCGTGGCCGCGATCCGCAAACTGGGCGGCCGGGTCGAGTACGGCATCGACGAAAACGCCACGATGATGGTGCAGAATCTTGCCGGCAACCAATTTCAGACCGCCCCCGTACAGGAGATCAAGACCATCTGGCTCACCAGGGGCTGGACCGGAGGGGAAGAGGGGCTGCGGCACCTGCGCCGACTGACACACGTCAGCAGCGTCAACATCTACCACATTGCCGGCAGCGGAGTCTCACGCGAAGCGGTCGAAGCGCTTGCCGCCGACCTTCAGGGGCTGCAGGTCGTTCGCCGCGGCAACGCGAGCCTGGGGATCAAACATCTGCCGATCGGCACCAACGTCTGCCGGGTGTCGGAAGTCGTCGACGGTGGTGCGGCCGAGAAGGCCGGTGTCGTGGCCGGCGACATCATCGTCCAGATTGACGAGACGACGATCGAGAAATTCGACGACCTGGTCAGCGAACTGAAGAACTACGAACCGGGGCAGGAAGCCGTCCTGAAAGTGATCCGCAACGGACAGTTCCGCTCCATTCCCGTCGAACTGGGGGGCTGGGACAACGTCAGCGCCGTGCCGGCCATGCGCGATCCCTTCGGTAACCCGATTCCGCGGAAGTAA
- a CDS encoding DUF1501 domain-containing protein, which produces MRRPDSPHLQQAHLAQATRRHFFSQCGLGIGSVALASLMGEGQLTAAPAGTTAATHFPPRAKNVIFLFMAGGPSQLELFDPKPKLQELSGNVIPESFVEGKRFAFIKRDAKLLGTKQTFAPRGESGTEISDLLPHTAAIADDIAVIRSMKTDVFNHGPAKLFVNTGSPQFGRPSMGAWVTYGIGSTATDLPGFVVLQSGPRGPRGGAPLWGSGFLPTTYQGVPFLNGADPILNLSNPAGIDNAAQEQFIDAVTDLNSLRRAVVQDPEIDTRIAAYEMAYRMQSSAPELMDLSDESSHTLEAYGVDPAKPSYARNCLLARRLVEQGVRFVQLYHTDWDHHGNKGTDLGEALQARCRETDQASAALVNDLKQRGLLDDTLVIWGGEFGRTPQGEVRSDLRGRDHHIDAYSMWMAGGGVRGGQTIGTTDEIGYEVVDQPVHVHDLQATVLHLLGLDHKRLTFRFQGRDFRLTDVHGQVVEQLFS; this is translated from the coding sequence ATGCGACGTCCGGACAGTCCTCACCTGCAGCAGGCACATCTGGCCCAAGCGACGCGGCGGCATTTCTTCTCGCAGTGTGGTCTCGGCATCGGTTCGGTCGCACTGGCCTCGCTGATGGGCGAGGGACAACTGACGGCCGCTCCCGCCGGCACGACCGCAGCGACACATTTTCCGCCACGCGCGAAGAACGTGATCTTCCTGTTCATGGCCGGTGGCCCCAGTCAGCTCGAACTGTTCGACCCCAAGCCAAAGCTGCAGGAACTCTCCGGGAACGTCATCCCGGAGTCGTTTGTCGAAGGCAAACGCTTCGCCTTCATCAAGCGGGACGCAAAGCTGCTCGGCACGAAGCAGACGTTCGCCCCACGTGGCGAAAGCGGCACCGAGATCTCCGACCTGCTCCCGCACACCGCAGCGATCGCCGACGACATCGCCGTCATCCGCTCGATGAAGACCGACGTCTTCAACCACGGCCCGGCAAAGCTTTTCGTCAACACCGGTTCGCCGCAGTTTGGCCGACCCAGCATGGGGGCATGGGTGACCTACGGCATCGGCAGCACGGCGACCGACCTGCCCGGTTTCGTCGTCCTGCAGTCCGGACCCCGCGGACCTCGTGGGGGCGCGCCGCTGTGGGGCAGCGGCTTTCTGCCGACCACTTACCAGGGGGTCCCGTTTCTGAACGGTGCCGACCCGATCCTCAACCTGTCCAATCCTGCCGGCATCGACAACGCCGCCCAGGAACAGTTCATCGATGCCGTCACCGATCTTAACTCGCTCCGCCGCGCAGTCGTGCAGGATCCGGAGATCGACACCCGTATCGCCGCCTACGAGATGGCGTACCGGATGCAGTCGAGCGCTCCGGAACTGATGGACCTCTCGGACGAATCATCCCATACGCTCGAAGCATATGGTGTCGATCCGGCGAAACCGTCCTACGCCCGCAACTGCCTGCTGGCACGTCGGCTGGTGGAGCAGGGGGTCCGCTTCGTCCAGCTGTACCACACCGACTGGGACCATCACGGCAACAAGGGGACCGACCTGGGCGAGGCACTTCAGGCCCGCTGCCGCGAGACCGACCAGGCGTCCGCCGCCCTGGTCAACGACCTGAAGCAGCGGGGCCTGCTCGACGACACGTTGGTGATCTGGGGCGGTGAATTCGGCCGGACTCCGCAGGGAGAAGTCCGCAGCGACCTGCGCGGTCGCGACCACCACATCGACGCCTACTCGATGTGGATGGCCGGAGGCGGCGTTCGCGGCGGCCAGACGATCGGCACGACCGACGAGATCGGCTACGAAGTTGTCGATCAGCCGGTTCACGTCCATGACCTGCAGGCAACTGTCCTGCACCTGCTCGGTCTGGACCACAAGCGGCTCACGTTCCGTTTTCAGGGACGGGACTTCCGCCTCACCGATGTCCACGGACAAGTCGTCGAACAACTCTTCTCCTGA
- a CDS encoding VOC family protein, producing the protein MARFTKYAPGQFCWVDLMAHDGPQALEFYGKLFGWEAEQQDTQGGPPYYILKLDGESVGGFGEMNPEMKEAGMPPVWSSYVNVEDAAATTERVEALGGQVRMPVMQVMDAGWMSVITDPAGAAVCLWQANQTCGATLANVPNTWCWSELLTPSVKNGAKFYEDLFGWTTHREEAGDDYWCFHVGGRRHAGALNLTPEMGPIPPHWGVYFSVANVQASCSTLTDLGGSVIRPPFEVGVGHIAVVTDPQGGHFNFIEMTVPADE; encoded by the coding sequence ATGGCACGCTTCACGAAGTACGCCCCCGGGCAGTTCTGCTGGGTGGACCTGATGGCCCATGACGGTCCGCAGGCACTGGAGTTCTACGGCAAGCTGTTCGGCTGGGAAGCAGAGCAGCAGGATACGCAGGGAGGCCCGCCCTACTACATCCTCAAGCTGGATGGCGAATCGGTGGGGGGCTTCGGCGAGATGAACCCGGAGATGAAAGAGGCCGGCATGCCGCCGGTCTGGAGCAGCTACGTCAATGTCGAGGATGCAGCGGCGACGACGGAGCGGGTCGAAGCTTTGGGAGGACAGGTGCGAATGCCGGTCATGCAGGTCATGGATGCCGGCTGGATGTCCGTCATCACCGATCCTGCCGGTGCGGCCGTCTGTCTGTGGCAGGCCAACCAGACGTGCGGCGCCACGCTGGCGAATGTGCCGAACACCTGGTGCTGGAGCGAGCTGCTGACGCCTTCTGTGAAGAATGGTGCGAAGTTCTACGAAGACCTGTTTGGCTGGACGACGCACAGGGAGGAAGCAGGTGACGACTACTGGTGCTTCCATGTCGGCGGCCGGAGGCACGCAGGGGCCTTGAATCTGACGCCGGAGATGGGACCGATTCCACCTCACTGGGGTGTCTATTTCTCCGTAGCGAACGTTCAAGCGAGCTGCTCGACGCTGACGGACCTGGGCGGATCGGTCATCCGTCCGCCGTTCGAAGTGGGGGTCGGTCACATTGCCGTGGTCACCGATCCGCAGGGGGGCCACTTCAATTTCATCGAGATGACCGTCCCGGCTGACGAGTAG